A window from Primulina huaijiensis isolate GDHJ02 chromosome 11, ASM1229523v2, whole genome shotgun sequence encodes these proteins:
- the LOC140987514 gene encoding uncharacterized protein, translating to MADEKHISRGGNSRSKKDKLKKVPQRGLGVAQLEKMRLEEQQNKDSTEISSFRTHFPPSPNSIPLPAPSQTNIPSPNALFRHTPLVSNSETVHQCSVSKAIMSPRYGDWSTISNGEFNLEGESRMLDSHGLAFQPRVNSSYDTNASVLPLPSVPQRSHQSHQLHSSLPSMTANPSPSSVLSYRMELPSNQNFRSNSYIHLYPEEDKMVGMKRAYPFSLETPPAPSFNRNFHSTYSASMSKSEELNSCSNRYTVHLEPRNKYTREGPSNSSPLHERNHSEVTTDTGKLNGDFLSLAPPMAVPLLVNSNSKHALTCLSQENSKSQIQGSGASGAVEQPSFNFFPIELRNNQPTTKDKTIDLNLKL from the exons ATGGCAGATGAAAAACATATTTCAAGGGGTGGTAATAGTAGATCAAAAAAGGACAAGCTAAAGAAAGTCCCCCAAAGAGGATTAGGTGTTGCCCAGCTTGAGAAGATGAGATTGGAGGAGCAACAGAACAAGGATAGTACTGAGATCTCCAGTTTCAGGACACATTTTCCCCCTTCTCCAAATTCAATTCCGTTGCCAGCCCCATCGCAAACTAATATCCCTTCACCAAATGCATTGTTTAGGCACACACCGTTAGTCTCCAATAGTGAAACTGTACATCAATGTTCAGTATCCAAAGCGATAATGAGTCCCCGATATGGTGATTGGTCGACCATTTCGAATGGTGAGTTCAATCTTGAAGGGGAAAGTCGAATGTTAGATAGTCATGGATTGGCATTTCAGCCTCGAGTGAATTCATCATATGATACAAATGCCTCAGTTTTACCTCTTCCTAGCGTGCCTCAGAGATCACACCAATCACATCAACTTCATTCTTCTCTGCCTTCTATGACT GCGAACCCATCGCCATCATCTGTGTTAAGTTACCGGATGGAGCTCCCTTCAAACCAAAATTTTCGAAGCAACAGTTATATACATTTGTATCCAGAAGAAGATAAG ATGGTTGGCATGAAGAGGGCGTACCCCTTTTCTCTAGAAACTCCACCGGCCCCTTCCTTCAATCGAAATTTTCATTCTACCTATTCTGCTTCCATGTCTAAATCTGAAGAATTAAATTCGTGTAGCAACAGATATACAGTTCATCTGGAACCAAGAAACAAATACACCAG AGAAGGCCCTTCAAACTCCAGTCCCCTGCATGAAAGAAACCATAGTGAAGTAACCACAGATACCGGAAAGTTGAATGGAGATTTTCTATCGCTGGCTCCTCCAATGGCTGTTCCTCTGCTTGTTAACTCGAATTCCAAGCATGCTCTAACTTGTTTAAGCCAG GAAAATTCCAAGAGTCAAATCCAGGGAAGTGGAGCGAGTGGAGCAGTTGAACAGCCTTCTTTCAACTTCTTCCCCATCGAGTTGCGTAACAACCAACCTACAACCAAGGACAAAACAATTGATCTCAATCTAAAGCTGTAA